The DNA region GCGCGCCGCGGCCGGCGGCCTCAGCGGACCTGGCGGTACATGAGGTCGAGCAGCTCGTCGTACATCGCGTCGGCCTCGGGGCCGCCTGCCTGGATGGCGCTCGTGGCGCAGTGCTTCAGGTGGTTGCGCATCAGCTCGCGACCGACCGACCGCAGCGCCTCGTGCACCGAGGCGATCTGGGTGAGGACGTCGGCGCAGTAGCGCCCCTCCTCCACCATCCGCTGCAGCCCGCGCACCTGACCCTCGATGCGGCGCAGGCGCTTGAGGTTCGCCTCCTTGCCGCCCGCGTCCACCGCCACGGCCCGCCCGCCCGGCCCGACGTGCTCGCCGGTGGCGCACGCGCAGGCGGCGAGCGCCGCGGTCCCCTTGCTCTCCTTCGTCGCCATCGCGTCCTCCTCAGGCCCCGCGGAACCGCCGCAGCCG from Anaeromyxobacter dehalogenans 2CP-C includes:
- a CDS encoding metal-sensitive transcriptional regulator, giving the protein MATKESKGTAALAACACATGEHVGPGGRAVAVDAGGKEANLKRLRRIEGQVRGLQRMVEEGRYCADVLTQIASVHEALRSVGRELMRNHLKHCATSAIQAGGPEADAMYDELLDLMYRQVR